Below is a genomic region from Brassica rapa cultivar Chiifu-401-42 chromosome A08, CAAS_Brap_v3.01, whole genome shotgun sequence.
TTAATAACATCAAAATGATAGaaaattggttttttttttgtcacaagaAAATTGGTTTCTTTCTCTATTAAAATTAGACGATTTAGTTAAAATTTGTGGTAGCAGTCAAAAAGCCAACCTAAAACTGGACAGCTAGCCAAAGGTAGAAAAGGTTAAAAGTCAAACATTGTGAAATTAAGTGTGGAGACTTGAGATAAGAAAGGAATACAAAAGACATGAATTAAGTTCCATAAACCACTGTGAAATTAAGTGTGGAGACTTGAGAAGTCAAACATTGTGAAATTAAGTGTGGAGACTTGAGATAAGAAAGGAATACAAAAGACATGAATTAAGTTCCATAAACCataaaattacaaatttaatGTAAACTTCCATAAAATGCAAGAAACATTACGTacaaaacagagagagaagTGAAATAAATGTTAGGGAAAGTGAGTAACTTCTCTTGAACCCCAAACTGTTACTCAATACATATCTCTCTTCCTAACAATTAACCAACAACCTCTTTCAATTCCTTCATTTACTTTTTTCGTCACATACAGTTAGCAGTTGCAAGAAACTTAACAATTCAAAGAATCAAATCTTAGACCACTAATCTAAGACAACTATAATCTTCTCATCACCTATGAGTTGCCaaaacttttcttctttttattaacATTATACATCATCATTGAGAGACTACACACCATTCTTCTTTGCGTCTGTAAGCCGAAAGGGACTGGTTTTTTTATACACAAGATTTCCACATTCTTCCTTCTAAAGAGATCACTACTATTGAAACATCATCATGGTACCGTCTCCGTTCTCCTTGTGGTATCTCCAGCAGTTCATGGAAATCCAGACCTACaattacacaaaaaaaatatcaattaatACAAGCTGTTTAACCAAAACATAGCTCCGAATAGAAACACAATTTAAGAATCTTCATCATTATACCAGCTTTCTTAGCAGCTCTGAACAAAAGCTCTTGGACAAGGTGCTGGGCTGGATCACCTTCAGGCTGCAATGTGATGAAGAGCTCAACCTCTGAAACCGCTTCTTCGTTTGTGAAGTATTGGTATAGACCATCCGATGATAGTATTAAAAACCGATCCTTGGAGCTTAATCTATGATGGTAGAGAAAGGGTAAGCAGTTGATGTATGGAGACTGCCCTTTGTAATCAATTTGGAACATCTCAAGAAGCGCATTGTTCCATTTAGGCTGCAAAAAcaatataaccaaaataaattagatTGAGATCACGACCACTTAGCCAATCACATGAACCTAAAAATGATGAATAATAATTATTACCTGTTTTAGGAAACCAGCACCAAATGCTCTTGTCACCTTCAAGGAGCCTTTAACCCGTTCATTAGTCACCGCGCTAGCATCATCCGGATGCTCGTTTCTGATTCTTTCAACTTCCTAAAGAACCATAAAGAACATAACACAATCAATACCTCTATGAAACACCAAGATTTAGATGCATTGAGCAACAAATGCATGCCATTGTTTGTTTGCTTACCTCTTCTACGTTTGTGCTGTGATCAAAAGTAAGCTGAGAAGCCGATAAATTTTTTACCAAAGAGGAGTCATGATCTCCCTCACAACCAAGTACAGCTCTACTATCGCCGACATTCATCACATAAACATCTTCACCTTTCATCAGCATCACCAGAACACAAGAACCCATCAAAGCCAGCTCGGGATTCTCCTCCAGCATCTTATCAGCAGTGTCTAGATACGCTTCTTCCGTCTTCCTCAACGCTTCCGACAATGCATGTAGTACATGCTTATGGTCCGTTAACCGATCCGACCTGGACCCGGTTCTACAATTAATTTGTTCCTTTAACCGACGGTCAAGATCTTGCTTTTCTTGATCCCACTCGCATCTCCACCGTCGCTCACAATGATTATGTGGACCGTCCCATAACAACAAGTCTTTGAGCTCCCGGTGAAGCGTAGGATAAAGATGAGAGAGAAGATAATCAGGCGCATCTGGACCGTTGAAACCGTCGTATATGCCCACGAAAAGCCAACCGTGCTCCTCCTCCGAAACGACGACGTGTACTCGATCCTCACCGGCTTTTCCTTGAGCCCACTGAAGACTCTGACTCTCCACCGAAACGCCGTCGTTTAACGTCCCTTCTTTAAGATTCTTCTCTGGCCTGATCGGAGCAACGACCGAGTTTTGCCGTCGAGAAACCGTCCTAGATATTACTCGACGGATAGTCCAAACCAAAGATCTTCTTTTTGACCCGACCCGTAAAGCTAAACCATGAGAGAAGCTACGCTGGAAGTGATGATGATCGGAGCTCGGGTTATCAAGCCCGTTGCCGTCGTCGTCAAGCGAGCCCGACATGAAACCTCTCTCGATGGGACCCGAAAGGAACCCTCTTTCGTTCGGATCACCATCACCGGAGCTTCTGGGGATGGGCTGGAGGGGGATAGAAGGAAACGACGTCGTACTCTCGAACGCGGCTGCTCTGTCGACGTGGCCGTACGGGTCGTAGAGAGAAGTGGAGAGAGGAGTCGCGGCGTTGGCGCTGACGGAGGCGCCGGAGATTGTACGGAACACGGTGGTGGTGGTGTCTTCGAGCTCTGAGTGGTCTTTTGAGGAAGTGGTTAGAGTTTGGTCGGGTCGGACGTAGCAGAAGGAGTGGCCTAGACCTTCGTCTAGAGGATCAGGAAGTTGAAAGGTTATGTCTTTTTGTCGGAAACGTTCTCTGCCTGTGAAACATGTACTCAGTTTTGTCACTCCGTTACCCATCAAGAAAAGTTTAACCTAACAAAGCTCAATTTAAGTTGGAAAATTCAAACTGTTATTACAACTGAAGTTGTTCATTCATGGCAGAGAAGATGTAAGAGAAGCagaggagaaagagagagagatagagagttGACTTCTGTGATAGagaaaatgattttaatataagtatcaaggaggaatatatatatgaaaatgataCTATTCGGTTTGTCTGAAAATTTTGATAAGGAaaatgaaagattttttttgtcaacagaaGCAGATTAAAAAAAGTCTAACAAAGCAAGAATCGTTGACTAAAGAGTCCGCTTACACGCGCTTGTTCTAGTGGCCGTATGAAGAGAAGTCGATGACGGAGTCTTTCCTCGTGTGTGTAAGCAAAGAAAGATCAAACACGTTATTTTAGTTGAAATTTGTTCCTTTTTGTACGTTTTTTTCTTgatatgataaatatatatatatttttttttttgatatgatattttaaattatatttgcaTAGTAAtcttttttaatctaaaaattAATCCGAGATTTTCAAAAGTAATTTCACTTCCACACACATAACGTTTCTATACACAAATATAAAcgaaaaagaaattaaacagtAAACTGCAAAGGAAAACATGGCGAGTTATTTGAAGATACACGCCTCAGATCGTGCATGGGCTTACACGTGAACTTCCATTGCAAGTAAAATGCACGTATGAAACTTCCTTATTAGTCCGTACAAACTTAGCTGCGGAAAATTAGGAAAGGCTGATTCAGGAAAGTATCTTATGGGCTAAAAGACATTTGTATGCAACAAAACTCTACAAAGTCAAAAGAGCAACAAATTCACATTGCCATCGCCGTTGGATCATCGTGATATCGACGATCAGATGAGCTAAGAGACTACCACGTGTGGAACTACCATTGAGGCGTCGTGTTATTCAATATCTCGTCAACTTGCATATGCATAATTCCTCTGCCCCCACCATTCTCCCTCTCATACGTCATTGATATTAAATTCTTTGCaagaatttataaaaatgtaatCTAATGCCTATTAGTTCATTTTGGTGAGTTTGGTGGCATACTTTGGTTGCGAAAATTGtgaatattactatttttaatcACGCCTGTCCAACAGAAGTCACTAACGTCGTTTCTCTTTACGTTTTGTTTAAGATTTAATTTGTTAGGAACATactcaactttttttttgctttaagtAAAcatctaaaattttttttatatgtatcgTTTGGTGGCAACTTGCTAGCGAAATCAACTACCCCAATGGTCAATAACGTTAGTATGCTTCCACCTGAATATTAAGCAGTAGAAGTCTTCTTCTATTCGGTTAAATACGAAAGCGTGACTAGGGTTTTGATTTTCCAGGTCAACCTTGGCTTTCACGTCAATCCTGGCTTACATACATCCGTTACTCAggattattttaataatataaagtttATCGCATTTAGACATGCTCATCTGCTAACTAAAAATTCATTCTATTGGGCTGTCCCTATTATTTGTATGAAGTTAGATATACAACATCCTATAAACATTTGACAGGAATTAACAATGTAGGAAAAAGTCTAAGCAGCCAAAAGGATAGCCTACTTCCCATAAAATAGTATTATCTAACAATTTGCCACAAACACTCATCTTACTTGGTTGGTGAGCATACTATACCAGCGCAAGTGGTTTCTATCTTATAAAAATCACAAAATTCTAGAAACTTAAACTACATTCAAACTAGCTAGtcttattttgaattttaaactCTTTGACCAACTAAACTAGTTAAGACTATAAAGTTAATTCTGTAAAACAAACTAATACTTTGCATGTAAAAATCCAATagtgttatttaatatattttttaaacatcaTATAAAACAAAGAACGGATATTGTAtactaaataatttattttaataaaataataatattgaaaGTTTTGAGAAATTTTTCTTAAGAATAATTAAGATAAGACTGAATTGAAGTACACTTCATAAATATCAACATTTAATTTAACATTTAATAAACTGTTTCTCAACATTGTATATGTTTATGGAGCttttaattaactaattaattGTAAGTTGGAAAATACTAGGAACGTAGAAAATACATGTATTTATTTCTGGTGGCTTGTGAGcgttatatatatgaaacagACATTTGACGAATTTCTACCGGTAGACCGGGCCATCCTTGGCAGGTAAAGTTAGAACCACATAGAAGAAAGAAAAGTCTTCACGGTCTTCATcgttttccttcttctttttccagaCACCTTCCGTTGCATCATTTAAAAGCACTCTTCAGTTTTTGTAATGAGTTAAGCAATAACAGTAGCTAATAATCTCTCTGGCCCGAGGCTAGAGCATATTGCTTAGTCTTCTCTCGCAGCCAGCTTCCTTCCTCTTCTTGATCAGGTCAGCTTCTACGACATAAACTCTTTAACTGATTAGTCTGGTTTCTGTGCGGTTTGATTCATTAAAAGGGATCAAGAAAATGTTCTTTGATTTGAGATTTGACGGTTTCAGACAAGCTACTGAGTCTGCTCTGagttgttatgtttttttttaatacgtCTCTGATGTTATACTCTTGTCTTCACAGGTAACTTAAAGGATTCCAAATGAGGAAACATTTAAAAAGCGAGAAATCAAGTCCAAGACATGGCAAATATAATCACAAATCTGGCTGGTTAGCTGGAATGCTTCATGCTCTTGACTTTCACAATTGGAGAACTAAGAACCGTCCAATCTGTAAGCACatcttgtaatttttttttattacattcttgaagtaatgaaaataaaattgttgaaTGATGGGTTACTCTG
It encodes:
- the LOC103836423 gene encoding probable protein phosphatase 2C 4, producing MGNGVTKLSTCFTGRERFRQKDITFQLPDPLDEGLGHSFCYVRPDQTLTTSSKDHSELEDTTTTVFRTISGASVSANAATPLSTSLYDPYGHVDRAAAFESTTSFPSIPLQPIPRSSGDGDPNERGFLSGPIERGFMSGSLDDDGNGLDNPSSDHHHFQRSFSHGLALRVGSKRRSLVWTIRRVISRTVSRRQNSVVAPIRPEKNLKEGTLNDGVSVESQSLQWAQGKAGEDRVHVVVSEEEHGWLFVGIYDGFNGPDAPDYLLSHLYPTLHRELKDLLLWDGPHNHCERRWRCEWDQEKQDLDRRLKEQINCRTGSRSDRLTDHKHVLHALSEALRKTEEAYLDTADKMLEENPELALMGSCVLVMLMKGEDVYVMNVGDSRAVLGCEGDHDSSLVKNLSASQLTFDHSTNVEEEVERIRNEHPDDASAVTNERVKGSLKVTRAFGAGFLKQPKWNNALLEMFQIDYKGQSPYINCLPFLYHHRLSSKDRFLILSSDGLYQYFTNEEAVSEVELFITLQPEGDPAQHLVQELLFRAAKKAGLDFHELLEIPQGERRRYHDDVSIVVISLEGRMWKSCV